The following are from one region of the Streptomyces rubrogriseus genome:
- a CDS encoding RNA polymerase sigma factor: MAEQMESRPRFPLLNPRDNGLQSTMVRHSTCQSPAECSWEEIFQHQDRLMRLVRRRLPSFQDAEDCVQETMARAAAHAALDRNRLGAFLTSVALRLCIDFYRDMERRSRLLQRAALAEPPGTTEEDVCDEDFGRWLLGQVQHLRGREQEVILARAKGISTAEFARIHNISVKAAEAAFTRGRARLKNVCAKALEGCAR; the protein is encoded by the coding sequence ATGGCCGAACAAATGGAAAGTCGGCCGCGGTTCCCCCTGCTCAATCCGAGAGACAACGGGCTGCAATCCACGATGGTGCGACATTCCACCTGCCAATCGCCCGCTGAATGCTCCTGGGAAGAAATCTTCCAGCATCAGGACCGCCTCATGCGGCTGGTTCGGCGAAGACTACCAAGTTTTCAGGACGCCGAGGACTGCGTTCAGGAAACCATGGCCCGGGCAGCCGCCCACGCCGCGTTGGACAGGAATCGACTGGGTGCCTTTCTGACGTCCGTGGCGCTTCGCCTCTGCATCGACTTCTACCGTGACATGGAGCGTCGCAGCAGACTCCTCCAGCGTGCGGCGCTCGCGGAACCCCCCGGTACGACCGAGGAGGACGTCTGCGACGAGGACTTCGGCAGATGGCTTCTGGGCCAGGTACAACACCTGCGGGGGCGGGAGCAGGAGGTCATACTCGCCCGCGCCAAGGGTATTTCCACTGCGGAGTTCGCCCGCATACACAACATCTCCGTCAAGGCGGCCGAAGCCGCCTTCACCAGGGGCCGCGCGCGATTGAAGAACGTCTGCGCGAAAGCCTTGGAAGGCTGCGCCCGATAA